In a genomic window of Orcinus orca chromosome 12, mOrcOrc1.1, whole genome shotgun sequence:
- the LOC101281374 gene encoding LOW QUALITY PROTEIN: retinoic acid early transcript 1E (The sequence of the model RefSeq protein was modified relative to this genomic sequence to represent the inferred CDS: substituted 2 bases at 2 genomic stop codons) yields the protein MVASKCLIKPQTVKGEAGLRTRQMEGVWDGDPSLCSQAPRGESLGTHLCFSLMDAHSLCLDLTVRAQSRPGQPWCEVQGSVDTKPFLQYDSDRNKVKPLGLLAGEVNATKVXTELSQMLGEVGXELGMVLPVITLAKRETRGGYAKRVGSWRQSAREGKEQSTCREGASCERTEHGPTATGEDGLWTVQDASLCRGTDPPTLQVTLCCQREAERCTGASLHFSINRHTALLDAMNVNRTVITPGATGVKEEWENSQELAECFRKISAGDCSHWFREFLEHWENMLEPEPTEPPLNAPNNDQSASIH from the exons ATGGTGGCCTCAAAGTGTTTAATTAAACCTCAGACAGTTAAAGGTGAGGCAGGACTAAGGACGCGGCAGATGGAGGGGGTCTGGGATGGAGACCCCTCCCTCTGCAGCCAGGCCCCTCGTGGGGAATCTCTGGGGACACACCTGTGTTTTTCTCTCATGGATGCTCACTCTCTCTGCCTCGACCTCACTGTCAGAGCTCAGTCCAGACCTGGACAGCCCTGGTGTGAAGTCCAGGGCTCAGTGGACACAAAGCCTTTCCTCCAGTATGACAGTGACAGAAACAAGGTCAAACCTTTGGGTCTCCTGGCGGGGGAGGTAAATGCCACCAAAGTATAGACAGAATTGAGCCAAATGCTGGGAGAAGTGGGGTGAGAGCTCGGGATGGTCCTGCCTGTCATCACACTGGCCAAAAGGGAGACCAGGGGTGGGTATGCGAAGCGGGTGGGTAGCTGGAGACAGTCAGCAAGAGAGGGAAAGGAGCAGAGCACGTGCAGGGAAGGAGCTTCGTGTGAAAGAACGGAACACGGTCCAACC GCTACGGGGGAGGACGGACTGTGGACAGTCCAGGATGCTTCTTTGTGTAGGGGCACAGATCCGCCCACGCTGCAGGTCACGCTGTGTTGTCAGCGCGAAGCAGAGCGATGCACTGGTGCATCCTTGCACTTCAGCATCAACAGACACACAGCCCTCCTTGACGCGATGAACGTGAACCGGACAGTCATCACTCCTGGAGCCACAGGGGTCAAAGAGGAGTGGGAGAACAGCCAGGAGCTGGCAGAGTGTTTTAGGAAGATCTCAGCGGGAGACTGCAGTCACTGGTTTAGAGAATTCCTAGAACACTGGGAGAACATGCTGGAACCAGAGCCCACGG aaCCACCATTAAACGCCCCAAATAATGACCAGTCTGCATCCATCCATTAA